cgcgccccaaaggcgaatcgacgccattaaggaaggatgtccgccgaaatccgcagactgctAGATCAGCGACAatcgccatacgccataaagaaggtggggagctcggagcgcgcgcgcctttccgagggatggcggcaatctcgaagcgtcactcccttcacccgttcccctcctggttccaggctcggaagtggggggctactgttacgggggaacttagccaccatgccccacgtgaccggcacgcgcgcccaggaagactacggctgccccttgatctagcaatccgacctcgggtcggatatcttcggctccgcagcccgaccccgagtcagcgGCCCCTTgacccagcaatccgacctcgtgtcggatatcttcggctccgcagcccgaccccgagtcggctgcccttgatccagcaatccgacctcgggtcggatatcttcggctccgcagtccgatcccgagtcggttgccccttgatccagcaacccgacctcgggtcggcaatctcttgacaacaacagactgttcccctgaggcacgccgcggccccctgctccactactccctgcaacggccgaatccggcgctgccccacgatctcctgtaacagccgtacaaagcggagctccactacgccctgccatggccgtacccagcgctgccccacgacgccctgtaacggccacgtcagtggcaaccccatcgtgccacacgatgaccaatccccagaaaaaccccccagcctgatatatatggggctggggggggaagggggagggtaagaaagattttccagagtatcatcttacctgctacctctccttctccttctccttcgatctcccctgacttgatcgtcggagggcccccactaccctggtggtggtgcgaggcttgcttgcaggtttcacggcggagggcggagcgcaaccaaagcaactcaaagggaaccccgttcacaccgctgtgccaatcgttctcggtttggacccccagcaacaagtATAACTATCCGGTAACCGCGAAATATGATTGTTTGGCTACCCATATTCTTTTGTGGTCATGTTTTCTTAACTATGATGGTTCCATGAACTTTGCAAAATAATGACTTGAGACTAACTATTGCCATGACGGCTTAAAAATAGACCGCTAGTTAGCTCTTATTGAATGTGTGCTACATCTTCAGGCCTGTTTCCTTTCTCCTTTCATATCGAACTTACTAAATATTTCCATTTGAATAAAATTCTGGTGGCCAGGCCTCCCttctcatcaaaaaaaaaaaaggcaatatATGCTACATCTAACGTGCATATGTTTAGGGCATAAACATTAAGAAAAGTAGAAAATGAATATCCATGCCACGAGATCCGCATTAGTTAATATATGAATTTTGTTCTCAAATGTATCGATGAACAAAATATTTTCTCCTATCTGGGGAAAACAAGAAACTAAAGGCTACACCCAAATATATTGAACAATGATATTTTGTCTTAATGCCGAGGGATTGGTTGTTCATGAAGACTTCTAAAACGTCAGGCCAGGAAAGATGGCTATCAAACATGTGTAGAtggaagaaaaatgaaaagagaCGACAAATGTGTCTAGTTCAAAGCCCCAAACAAGAGCTTGCAGACCACTTTAATTGTAATCAACGGTTTCCTCTATTAGCTGAGGATAAATAAAGATGATGCATGTTTTTGATACATCAAATGGTTTAATTTCTGAATTAAGGGCATGTTTGATTGAGAGGAgttgtaatattttattaagaGCCTTCCAGCTTCAACAGGTTGGTGTGGTTCACCCGATTgtgaataatattttatataatacaAGATGTGGATTAAAGCCAAAGACACATTTGTCAATGAAAAGCTAATCACGGGCTCTGTAAGATGGCTTGTCATGCACTAAGCCAGTAAAGAGATGACTATGTTAAATAAGTCGTGCGAGGGAAATTATATGTAAGAGAGAAATATAGTTGCTTAGCTACCAAAATTAATGTTTAGAGACTCACACAAATGTTTACTTCCTAATTGAGTACTCGACTGAGGACACCTTAACAAGCAAGCAtaaactaattaaaaaaaaaaatcaatctaaAACATGCAAACAAAGAAAAGTCAAAATGGCTGAAGTCAACATCGATCATACTTAATTAACTATGTTTGATTAGATTCCAAAGTAGCTATGGCTTTCATCATATGCCTGCCGTATCAACTCCAGTAAAGGCAGAGAAACGAGCTGATGATTTGGAAGGCCTACTACAAAGAGTAGATATTTTTTGTCTTCTAAAACAAGCTACCCAACATTGTCTTTGGGGTCTTCCAAAGCAAGCACATTTATAGGAAGACTAATAGAGTTGAGGGGGTGGGTCCACATTTTCTTTGGTTTGGAAGGTGCATTATTTTTCGTGCTTTGGTGAAACATTTCACCGAACACTGTGAAGCTGGAAGGGGTGGAATAGGGTGGGTGCGAGCGGGTGCACCAATAGTTGTGTGGGTGGTTGTGGCATTTCCCCAAAACAGCTGGGAGGGGTGGACTATGGACGTCGGGGGGGGAAAAGGAAAGGGGAAGGAGACGGAGGGAACGAAGACCCCCAACGGTGCTGGGAAGCGGCAGGGACCTGGGAAGGCTGGATCCTCGCGGTCCTGGTCGAAGGTGGCTAGGGGCTCGGCCCGACCATCAATGTGGACCACCCATGAGATCTCAGCTGAAGAGTTAGAGGAGGTCCAGAGGAGGTTCCCGAAGGTACTGGAGTTGACGCCGGAGTGGGTGGAAATggagagggaggcctggagctCCATGGCGGTGATTGCGAGGAGTTTGGGGCGGCGAGTTCCGGTGGAGTGGGCTGCCCGGGAGATGAAAGCACGAGGGAAGTTGGAGTACGAGGTCGAAGCTTTCCCTATGGCCTCCAGGTACTTCGCTCTACGCTTCCGAAATGTGGaggtgatggggacatcagagcccttcatccagatgatcctgagcccccggattgagtcagacccgtttatttgcatatttattttattattttatttctgggcttgtttgcattctagggtttatttgtagtttatgttatttctgggcttatttgcattttagggcttatttgtgttatttgtgggtttattaggatttatttctgtgtaaggggggtttatgcaagttgtgtatttgggccctatatatagggaactattttcatgattagggtttaatgcagAATTAAAGAACTCTTTCCTCCCacgtctcctcttcttctcttctcctcccttcttcttcttcttctcttcttcttcctccttctcttctcctcttctcctgcttTCATCTTAAAGTTAgtccggcatcaacttggtatcagagcaaggctaGTTTTGCTCCTGCTGCCAAAGCCCGATCCAACAACAGCCTTCCTTTCCCTCGGTTCTCAcggtgcttcaagaagaacagggCCTTTCCTCTTTCTCGGTTTTCACcaggccctctctctctcttagttTCACCAGATCTCTTTCCTCTTCATCGGTTCCCACCAACGACAAGAGCAGAGCCCCTTCTCTGTCAATTTCGTCACCAGAAGGAAGGGCCGTCCCAACTCCCTCGGTCGGATCTTCTGCGGCAACCCCAGAAGGAAGGGCCGTCCCAACCTAGACCACCTTTCCCTTTCCCACGAAGCTCCCACCGGAGAAGCCCCCACCGGAGAAGACCCCACCGGCCATCGTGTTCGGTGACTCAACTCCACGGAAGCCCGAC
This portion of the Phoenix dactylifera cultivar Barhee BC4 chromosome 11, palm_55x_up_171113_PBpolish2nd_filt_p, whole genome shotgun sequence genome encodes:
- the LOC120112511 gene encoding uncharacterized protein LOC120112511, producing the protein MDVGGGKGKGKETEGTKTPNGAGKRQGPGKAGSSRSWSKVARGSARPSMWTTHEISAEELEEVQRRFPKVLELTPEWVEMEREAWSSMAVIARSLGRRVPVEWAAREMKARGKLEYEVEAFPMASRYFALRFRNVEEDREAMLVRGPWIIAGQLLGVERWQPDFVPGRKEVNKVVVWLRLPGLPLEYWRKESIWEIATEAGIPIEADGFTEDRRRMGYARVKVEVNASLPVRPGVFIRGKEGKLWQTFTYEYL